The Drosophila innubila isolate TH190305 chromosome 3R unlocalized genomic scaffold, UK_Dinn_1.0 2_E_3R, whole genome shotgun sequence genome has a segment encoding these proteins:
- the LOC117792718 gene encoding transforming growth factor-beta-induced protein ig-h3 isoform X1: MLRLWACLLLVCFAQAVPFYSDEEFDSASSLDDSDLSSFSDSFMQHLTRPLPLHRTLFGPIPYAPLEPLRAQPSQRVASVWAAPPPASLTVQQPRPQAQLNAPLLPLYSSSYGSDGITDTEFVPLEQQQQHQQRQQGRQDVVATPVSPQSDQKPFNVDTITSDVNSPNPAVFFQQSFPFFGNEFFNSFGGFGFGNAQEPWWKGPNVCTEKEENEGATTETDGDESVDTFGQERDGAGSVVRSPLFGQFHFSVNSCAEKPNKHVCTKIVNQNGKKKTLTLTRQCCHGYGRPRNADFTTPCEKIEIKDIEATAADMGAKQFIESAKSAGELADMLASNSGKKVTVFVPNDAAFQEYRGQHQLENNVEDSKAEASSIYKLHSVLGDVQLEDVPNEKLLQSELPGQKIRINSYQLPPALSPEPYRYAANCVPIEKHDKLSEQALVHTLNGVLKPLTKTVMDIIRDRADMSIMRAVLEKTNISAMLEADKPVTIFVPTDAAFEKLEPHLRRTLKEGRGCASNILKNHMLDLTFCSLATLPGAKTTAYNLLGEPLLFNRTQRAANSTEEQESAVYINSVAKILDADIMGTNGVLHIIDTILPTESALPMTSLMSQKNLTIFKQLLEASGFDDQFDDLDNVTIFAPTDKALQNSEWARLVAEQPESLKGNKDLLKFLNYHVIKPMIKTCDLSESTLPTVEGTNVRLNLYSTHALFSDVMNRATVNCARLVHFDDESCGSVLHQLDRPLTPPQNNLLKSLEANPNYSKFLELVRKANLTHLLTNDSDSFTLLVPKNDVFDELSESSESKATAQSQAELVAQVKTHIVNDVVCCAGIIPTNWPFVRSIESISGHHLRITRDRRPKIENAGVTKCDVVATNGILHEINDVIVPRPTQQHRRPQLSPNYQPHDDFDGFF; this comes from the exons ATGCTAAGACTCTGGGCATGCCTGCTCTTGGTCTGCTTCGCTCAAGCGGTACCATTCTATAGCGA TGAAGAATTCGATTCAGCTTCCAGCTTGGATGACTCTGATTTATCATCATTCTCAGACAG CTTTATGCAACATTTAACACGACCATTGCCGCTGCATCGCACGCTCTTTGGGCCCATTCCATATGCACCGCTTGAGCCACTTCGAGCACAGCCGTCACAGCGTGTGGCAAGCGTTTGGGCTGCACCGCCGCCAGCCTCGCTGACGGTCCAGCAGCCACGCCCCCAAGCCCAACTTAATGCCCCACTGTTGCCACTCTACAGCAGCAGCTACGGCAGCGACGGCATCACCGACACCGAGTTTGTGCCTctcgagcagcagcagcaacatcagcaacggcaacaaggACGACAGGATGTTGTTGCCACGCCGGTTTCCCCTCAGTCGGATCAGAAGCCCTTCA ATGTCGATACCATCACCTCGGATGTGAACTCTCCCAATCCGGCAGTGTTCTTCCAGCAATCATTCCCATTCTTTGGCAATGAATTCTTCAACTCATTTGGCGGTTTTGGCTTCGGTAATGCCCAGGAACCTTGGTGGAAAGG ACCCAATGTGTGCACTGAGAAAGAGGAAAATGAAGGCGCAACCACGGAAACTGATGGTGATGAAAGCGTGGACACCTTTGGTCAGGAACGTGATGGCGCTGGCAGCGTTGTCCGCTCGCCGCTCTTTGGCCAGTTCCACTTTAGCGTGAACTCCTGTGCCGAGAAACCCAACAAGCACGTCTGCACCAAGAT CGTTaatcaaaatggcaaaaagaaGACACTGACTCTGACACGTCAATGCTGCCATGGATATGGACGTCCACGCAACGCGGACTTCACCACGCCCTGCGAAAAGATCGAGATCAAAGACATCGAAGCAACAGCCGCCGATATGGGAGCCAAGCAGTTCATTGAGAGCGCCAAGAGTGCTGGTGAATTGGCCGATATGTTGGCCAGCAACAGTGGCAAGAAAGTGACTGTCTTCGTGCCCAACGATGCCGCTTTCCAGGAATATCGCGGACAGCATCAGCTGGAGAAT AACGTGGAGGACTCCAAAGCCGAAGCTTCATCAATCTACAAACTGCACTCTGTCTTGGGCGATGTGCAGCTGGAGGATGTGCCCAACGAGAAGCTGCTCCAGAGTGAACTTCCCGGCCAGAAGATACGCATCAACAGCTATCAGCTACCGCCGGCTTTGAGCCCAGAGCCCTATCGTTATGCCGCCAACTGTGTGCCCATTGAGAAGCACGACAAGCTCTCGGAACAGGCTCTGGTTCACACACTGAATGGCGTACTTAAGCCTCTAACCAAAACGGTAATGGACATCATTCGCGATCGCGCCGATATGTCCATAATGCGTGCCGTCCTCGAGAAGACCAACATCAGTGCCATGCTGGAGGCCGACAAGCCAGTCACCATCTTTGTGCCCACGGATGCGGCCTTCGAAAAGCTGGAGCCACATCTCCGACGCACTCTGAAGGAGGGACGTGGCTGTGCTTCga ATATACTAAAGAACCATATGTTGGATCTGACCTTCTGCTCGCTGGCAACGCTGCCGGGAGCCAAGACGACCGCATATAATCTTCTCGGAGAACCGTTGCTATTTAACCGCACCCAACGTGCCGCAAACTCAACTGAGGAACAGGAGAGTGCAGTCTATATCAATAGTGTCGCTAAGATTCTGGATGCTGATATAATGGGCACCAATGGAGTGCTCCATATCATTGACACCATTCTGCCAACGGAATCGGCGTTGCCAATGACCTCGTTGATGTCGCAGAAGAATCTAACAATCTTCAAGCAGCTGCTGGAAGCCTCTGGTTTTGATGATCAGTTCGATGATTTGGACAATGTGACAATCTTTGCTCCTACGGATAAGGCTCTGCAGAACTCGGAATGGGCACGTCTGGTGGCAGAGCAACCGGAATCGTTGAAAGGCAACAAGGATTTATTGAAGTTCCTCAACTATCATGTGATCAAGCCCATGATTAAGACCTGCGATCTCTCAGAGAGCACCCTGCCCACCGTGGAGGGCACAAATGTTCGCCTCAATCTGTACTCCACCCATGCCCTCTTCTCGGACGTCATGAACCGGGCAACCGTTAACTGTGCCCGCCTGGTCCACTTCGATGACGAGAGCTGCGGCTCGGTGTTGCATCAACTGGACCGTCCACTGACACCGCCTCAGAAT AACTTGCTGAAATCCCTGGAGGCCAATCCTAACTACAGCAAATTCTTGGAGTTGGTGCGCAAGGCGAACTTGACCCATTTGCTGACAAATGATTCGGACAGCTTTACGCTCTTGGTGCCCAAGAACGATGTATTCGATGAGCTGAGCGAGTCCAGCGAGTCCAAGGCGACCGCACAGAGTCAGGCCGAGCTTGTGGCTCAGGTCAAGACGCACATTGTCAACGATGTGGTCTGCTGTGCTGGCATCATTCCCACCAATTGGCCATTTGTGCGTTCCATCGAATCCATTTCGGGTCATCATCTACGCATTACACGCGATCGCCGTCCCAAGATCGAGAATGCCGGTGTTACCAAATGCGATGTGGTGGCTACCAATGGAATTCTGCACGAGATCAATGATGTCATTGTGCCCAGGCCAACCCAGCAACACCGTCGACCACAACTTTCCCCCAACTATCAACCCCATGACGATTTCGATGGTTTCTTCTAA
- the LOC117792718 gene encoding transforming growth factor-beta-induced protein ig-h3 isoform X6 has translation MLRLWACLLLVCFAQAVPFYSDSYGSDGITDTEFVPLEQQQQHQQRQQGRQDVVATPVSPQSDQKPFNVDTITSDVNSPNPAVFFQQSFPFFGNEFFNSFGGFGFGNAQEPWWKGPNVCTEKEENEGATTETDGDESVDTFGQERDGAGSVVRSPLFGQFHFSVNSCAEKPNKHVCTKIVNQNGKKKTLTLTRQCCHGYGRPRNADFTTPCEKIEIKDIEATAADMGAKQFIESAKSAGELADMLASNSGKKVTVFVPNDAAFQEYRGQHQLENNVEDSKAEASSIYKLHSVLGDVQLEDVPNEKLLQSELPGQKIRINSYQLPPALSPEPYRYAANCVPIEKHDKLSEQALVHTLNGVLKPLTKTVMDIIRDRADMSIMRAVLEKTNISAMLEADKPVTIFVPTDAAFEKLEPHLRRTLKEGRGCASNILKNHMLDLTFCSLATLPGAKTTAYNLLGEPLLFNRTQRAANSTEEQESAVYINSVAKILDADIMGTNGVLHIIDTILPTESALPMTSLMSQKNLTIFKQLLEASGFDDQFDDLDNVTIFAPTDKALQNSEWARLVAEQPESLKGNKDLLKFLNYHVIKPMIKTCDLSESTLPTVEGTNVRLNLYSTHALFSDVMNRATVNCARLVHFDDESCGSVLHQLDRPLTPPQNNLLKSLEANPNYSKFLELVRKANLTHLLTNDSDSFTLLVPKNDVFDELSESSESKATAQSQAELVAQVKTHIVNDVVCCAGIIPTNWPFVRSIESISGHHLRITRDRRPKIENAGVTKCDVVATNGILHEINDVIVPRPTQQHRRPQLSPNYQPHDDFDGFF, from the exons ATGCTAAGACTCTGGGCATGCCTGCTCTTGGTCTGCTTCGCTCAAGCGGTACCATTCTATAGCGA CAGCTACGGCAGCGACGGCATCACCGACACCGAGTTTGTGCCTctcgagcagcagcagcaacatcagcaacggcaacaaggACGACAGGATGTTGTTGCCACGCCGGTTTCCCCTCAGTCGGATCAGAAGCCCTTCA ATGTCGATACCATCACCTCGGATGTGAACTCTCCCAATCCGGCAGTGTTCTTCCAGCAATCATTCCCATTCTTTGGCAATGAATTCTTCAACTCATTTGGCGGTTTTGGCTTCGGTAATGCCCAGGAACCTTGGTGGAAAGG ACCCAATGTGTGCACTGAGAAAGAGGAAAATGAAGGCGCAACCACGGAAACTGATGGTGATGAAAGCGTGGACACCTTTGGTCAGGAACGTGATGGCGCTGGCAGCGTTGTCCGCTCGCCGCTCTTTGGCCAGTTCCACTTTAGCGTGAACTCCTGTGCCGAGAAACCCAACAAGCACGTCTGCACCAAGAT CGTTaatcaaaatggcaaaaagaaGACACTGACTCTGACACGTCAATGCTGCCATGGATATGGACGTCCACGCAACGCGGACTTCACCACGCCCTGCGAAAAGATCGAGATCAAAGACATCGAAGCAACAGCCGCCGATATGGGAGCCAAGCAGTTCATTGAGAGCGCCAAGAGTGCTGGTGAATTGGCCGATATGTTGGCCAGCAACAGTGGCAAGAAAGTGACTGTCTTCGTGCCCAACGATGCCGCTTTCCAGGAATATCGCGGACAGCATCAGCTGGAGAAT AACGTGGAGGACTCCAAAGCCGAAGCTTCATCAATCTACAAACTGCACTCTGTCTTGGGCGATGTGCAGCTGGAGGATGTGCCCAACGAGAAGCTGCTCCAGAGTGAACTTCCCGGCCAGAAGATACGCATCAACAGCTATCAGCTACCGCCGGCTTTGAGCCCAGAGCCCTATCGTTATGCCGCCAACTGTGTGCCCATTGAGAAGCACGACAAGCTCTCGGAACAGGCTCTGGTTCACACACTGAATGGCGTACTTAAGCCTCTAACCAAAACGGTAATGGACATCATTCGCGATCGCGCCGATATGTCCATAATGCGTGCCGTCCTCGAGAAGACCAACATCAGTGCCATGCTGGAGGCCGACAAGCCAGTCACCATCTTTGTGCCCACGGATGCGGCCTTCGAAAAGCTGGAGCCACATCTCCGACGCACTCTGAAGGAGGGACGTGGCTGTGCTTCga ATATACTAAAGAACCATATGTTGGATCTGACCTTCTGCTCGCTGGCAACGCTGCCGGGAGCCAAGACGACCGCATATAATCTTCTCGGAGAACCGTTGCTATTTAACCGCACCCAACGTGCCGCAAACTCAACTGAGGAACAGGAGAGTGCAGTCTATATCAATAGTGTCGCTAAGATTCTGGATGCTGATATAATGGGCACCAATGGAGTGCTCCATATCATTGACACCATTCTGCCAACGGAATCGGCGTTGCCAATGACCTCGTTGATGTCGCAGAAGAATCTAACAATCTTCAAGCAGCTGCTGGAAGCCTCTGGTTTTGATGATCAGTTCGATGATTTGGACAATGTGACAATCTTTGCTCCTACGGATAAGGCTCTGCAGAACTCGGAATGGGCACGTCTGGTGGCAGAGCAACCGGAATCGTTGAAAGGCAACAAGGATTTATTGAAGTTCCTCAACTATCATGTGATCAAGCCCATGATTAAGACCTGCGATCTCTCAGAGAGCACCCTGCCCACCGTGGAGGGCACAAATGTTCGCCTCAATCTGTACTCCACCCATGCCCTCTTCTCGGACGTCATGAACCGGGCAACCGTTAACTGTGCCCGCCTGGTCCACTTCGATGACGAGAGCTGCGGCTCGGTGTTGCATCAACTGGACCGTCCACTGACACCGCCTCAGAAT AACTTGCTGAAATCCCTGGAGGCCAATCCTAACTACAGCAAATTCTTGGAGTTGGTGCGCAAGGCGAACTTGACCCATTTGCTGACAAATGATTCGGACAGCTTTACGCTCTTGGTGCCCAAGAACGATGTATTCGATGAGCTGAGCGAGTCCAGCGAGTCCAAGGCGACCGCACAGAGTCAGGCCGAGCTTGTGGCTCAGGTCAAGACGCACATTGTCAACGATGTGGTCTGCTGTGCTGGCATCATTCCCACCAATTGGCCATTTGTGCGTTCCATCGAATCCATTTCGGGTCATCATCTACGCATTACACGCGATCGCCGTCCCAAGATCGAGAATGCCGGTGTTACCAAATGCGATGTGGTGGCTACCAATGGAATTCTGCACGAGATCAATGATGTCATTGTGCCCAGGCCAACCCAGCAACACCGTCGACCACAACTTTCCCCCAACTATCAACCCCATGACGATTTCGATGGTTTCTTCTAA